In the Bremerella alba genome, one interval contains:
- a CDS encoding gamma-glutamyl-gamma-aminobutyrate hydrolase family protein, protein MFNKPVIGLNANFRNATHDRPAFSFISAGYFDAVISAGGIPVVLPPVATAEDQQAVLQRLDGVVMIGGPDLDPNRDGFMRHASIRMMEPRREEADRSMMKMIAQMRLPVFGIGVGMQLLNVAMGGNLFMHIPEDLPGALPHHDTIDKHHRHGLDVTPGTLMEKIFGDGEVRVNSSHHMAIDELAPGFIAAARSPDGVIEAIESMHEDWFAIGTQFHPEAESASALDQRIFEEFVEGVVAVKTGNFRVATA, encoded by the coding sequence ATGTTTAACAAACCTGTAATCGGTTTGAATGCCAACTTTCGGAATGCTACCCATGATCGGCCAGCATTCTCCTTTATCTCTGCCGGATACTTTGATGCAGTGATTTCGGCAGGCGGGATTCCTGTGGTCCTTCCACCGGTTGCCACCGCGGAAGACCAGCAAGCTGTTTTGCAGCGGCTGGACGGTGTGGTGATGATTGGTGGTCCGGATTTGGATCCTAATCGGGACGGGTTCATGCGTCACGCTTCCATCCGCATGATGGAGCCGCGTCGCGAAGAAGCCGACCGATCGATGATGAAAATGATCGCCCAGATGCGACTGCCGGTGTTCGGTATTGGGGTCGGTATGCAATTGCTCAACGTTGCCATGGGTGGCAACTTGTTCATGCACATTCCCGAAGACCTGCCGGGGGCCTTGCCGCATCATGACACGATCGACAAGCATCACCGCCATGGACTGGACGTTACTCCTGGCACCCTGATGGAAAAAATCTTTGGTGATGGCGAAGTTCGCGTGAACAGCAGCCATCACATGGCTATCGACGAGTTGGCTCCTGGTTTCATCGCTGCGGCACGTAGCCCTGACGGTGTGATCGAAGCGATCGAGTCGATGCACGAAGATTGGTTCGCCATCGGAACGCAGTTCCACCCGGAAGCCGAGTCGGCTTCGGCGTTGGATCAGCGTATTTTTGAAGAATTCGTCGAAGGCGTCGTCGCTGTCAAGACTGGCAATTTCCGTGTGGCTACTGCCTAG